A region from the Fimbriimonadaceae bacterium genome encodes:
- a CDS encoding glucose 1-dehydrogenase translates to MLLPAYNLDRQKELVASYPHRPLAGQVALVTGANSGIGEGCARHLAAAGADVVVNYVVNPEAAQAVVDDIVGAGGRASSVAADVSQEAEVVAMVQEVVRTYGTLDILVANAGLQRDAKLTEMTVAQWDKVMDVNFKGQFLCVREAVKEFDRRGMRPVSKALGKIVCMSSVHEFIPWAGHVNYAASKGGIKLMMQSVAQEVSGRRIRVNSIAPGAIATPINRPAWETTEAEAKLLGLIPYDRVGVPDDIGQACVWLASDASDYVVGTTLTVDGGMCLMEGFATGG, encoded by the coding sequence ATGCTCCTTCCCGCGTACAACCTGGACCGTCAGAAAGAGCTGGTCGCGAGCTACCCGCACCGACCCTTGGCCGGGCAGGTCGCCCTGGTCACGGGGGCAAACTCGGGCATCGGTGAAGGGTGCGCCCGCCACCTCGCCGCCGCCGGTGCGGACGTGGTCGTCAACTACGTCGTCAACCCTGAGGCGGCCCAGGCCGTCGTGGACGACATCGTCGGTGCCGGCGGACGCGCCTCGTCCGTCGCCGCCGACGTCAGCCAGGAGGCCGAGGTCGTCGCCATGGTCCAAGAGGTCGTCCGCACCTACGGGACTCTGGACATCCTGGTCGCGAACGCCGGGCTTCAGCGTGACGCAAAGCTCACCGAGATGACGGTCGCCCAGTGGGACAAGGTCATGGACGTCAACTTCAAGGGCCAGTTCCTGTGCGTCCGCGAGGCGGTGAAGGAGTTCGACCGGCGGGGGATGCGACCGGTGTCAAAGGCCCTGGGCAAGATCGTCTGCATGAGCAGCGTCCACGAGTTCATCCCGTGGGCCGGACACGTCAACTACGCGGCCTCAAAAGGTGGGATCAAGCTGATGATGCAGTCCGTCGCGCAGGAGGTCAGTGGCCGGCGCATCAGGGTCAATTCGATCGCCCCGGGGGCGATCGCGACCCCGATCAACCGCCCCGCTTGGGAGACCACCGAAGCCGAGGCAAAGCTGCTTGGACTGATCCCCTACGACCGCGTCGGCGTCCCCGACGACATCGGCCAGGCCTGCGTCTGGCTGGCCTCCGACGCCAGCGACTATGTCGTCGGCACCACCCTGACGGTTGACGGCGGCATGTGCCTGATGGAGGGATTCGCGACGGGAGGCTGA
- a CDS encoding DUF72 domain-containing protein, with protein sequence MTKVHVGLSGYSYKEWQGEGLFYPVGLKQADYLKHYAAHYSTVEAPGMWQRMPTPSAVAKYVDQCPPGFQVSPKMHQKVTHLSRLKPEGHETLVAFADQMVPLERAGMLGQVLVQLPPNLARKEGLLEGFLAAMPRRPTLRWAFEFRHGSWRCPEAEAALRDAGAGWVVTDTDDEEAPRVVTAGHVYVRLRRTAYSDDQLKDWADFFLAQAAEGRDCHVYVRHTEVETPWRWADRLLELLAVRDG encoded by the coding sequence ATGACGAAAGTCCACGTGGGGCTGTCGGGCTACTCGTACAAGGAGTGGCAAGGGGAGGGACTGTTCTATCCGGTCGGACTCAAACAGGCCGACTACCTGAAGCACTATGCCGCCCACTACTCGACGGTGGAGGCGCCGGGGATGTGGCAACGCATGCCGACCCCGTCGGCGGTCGCCAAATATGTCGACCAATGCCCGCCCGGATTCCAGGTGTCGCCCAAGATGCACCAGAAGGTGACCCACTTGTCCCGGCTGAAGCCCGAGGGGCATGAGACCCTGGTGGCATTTGCCGACCAGATGGTCCCGCTTGAACGGGCCGGCATGCTCGGCCAGGTCTTGGTCCAGTTGCCGCCTAACCTGGCGCGCAAGGAAGGCCTGCTCGAGGGCTTTCTCGCCGCGATGCCGCGACGGCCGACTTTGAGGTGGGCCTTCGAGTTCCGGCATGGGTCATGGCGTTGTCCCGAGGCCGAGGCGGCGTTGCGCGACGCCGGGGCGGGATGGGTCGTCACCGACACCGACGACGAGGAGGCGCCGCGTGTCGTGACGGCCGGGCATGTGTACGTCAGGTTGCGACGGACGGCGTACTCCGACGACCAGTTGAAGGATTGGGCCGACTTCTTCCTGGCGCAAGCGGCGGAAGGCCGGGACTGCCACGTCTACGTCCGCCACACCGAGGTCGAGACGCCTTGGCGTTGGGCCGACCGCCTGCTCGAACTGCTCGCCGTCAGGGATGGGTGA
- a CDS encoding glycoside hydrolase family 3 C-terminal domain-containing protein has product MSPMLFGMVWVVATQRPGPVQVPATVSLSVSPPASDVPSVFAPMPSIYHGDWIDLNKNGKKDVYEDPANPVDKRVDDLLRQMTLDEKTCQLATLYGHGAVLKDRLPTLAWKTEVWKDGIANIDEQLNSKFDNRTGAPYLWPPSMHAAALNEIQRFFVEQTRLGIPVDFTNEGIQGASSYAGTLFPVPTGIGATWDLDLVHRIGEITGLENRLLGHTNVYSPILDVVRDQRWGRSEESFGESPFMVARMGVALTKGIQANGSASTAKHFAVYSFNKGAREGYSRTDPHVAPRMMEEIALKPFKEVVEEADLLGVMASYNDYDGVPVAASKEFLTDRLRTQWGFRGYVVSDSDAVEYVHSKHHVAKDYADAVRQVMLAGLDVRTTFTPPQDYILPARENVRKGLVPTHVLDERVRSVLRVKFWLGLFDRPYRSDLKAADRLVASPAHQEVALRASRESLVLLKNQGGILPLKAGEKTIAVIGPNAENVDWAHKTYGPMHVEVPTVLAKIRELAGEGKVLYAKGCSVTTKDFPNDELYPHALTQAEQKGIDEAVAVARKADVVVLVLGEDNRTSGESRTRSSIDLPGRQGLLCQAVAAAGKPVVAVVVAGRALSINWLDDHAQAVLYGFAPGSHAGQAVAETIFGHNNPSGKLPVTVPKSVGQIPLNFPYKPASNDEGIKNPAAVAGPLYPFGFGLSYTKFAYSGLKLASPTIKPGQDVTVRFTVSNKGDVAGTEVAEVYFHQEVASVTTYVRRLGGFTRVDLRPGESKEVTVTIPGRELAILDRRMKWTVEPGEFHVYVGPSSVDTPLKGTFVVK; this is encoded by the coding sequence GTGAGCCCCATGCTCTTTGGAATGGTGTGGGTGGTGGCGACCCAACGTCCCGGTCCTGTGCAGGTTCCGGCGACGGTCTCCCTTTCGGTGTCACCACCGGCCAGCGACGTGCCCTCCGTGTTCGCGCCGATGCCGTCGATCTATCACGGCGACTGGATCGACCTCAACAAGAACGGCAAGAAGGACGTCTACGAAGACCCGGCCAACCCCGTCGACAAGCGGGTCGACGACCTGCTCCGCCAGATGACCCTGGACGAGAAGACATGCCAACTGGCGACCCTGTACGGTCACGGAGCCGTGCTGAAAGACCGCCTGCCGACCTTGGCGTGGAAGACCGAGGTCTGGAAGGACGGTATCGCCAACATCGACGAGCAGTTGAACAGCAAATTCGACAATCGGACCGGCGCGCCCTACCTTTGGCCACCGAGCATGCACGCCGCCGCCCTGAACGAGATCCAGCGGTTCTTTGTCGAACAGACCCGGCTCGGCATTCCCGTCGACTTCACCAATGAAGGCATCCAGGGGGCGTCGTCCTACGCGGGGACTCTGTTCCCCGTGCCCACGGGGATCGGCGCGACGTGGGACCTCGACCTTGTCCACCGGATCGGCGAGATCACCGGACTAGAGAACCGCCTGCTCGGCCACACCAACGTCTATTCACCGATCCTGGACGTCGTGCGCGACCAACGTTGGGGCCGGTCCGAAGAGTCGTTTGGCGAGAGCCCCTTCATGGTGGCCCGGATGGGCGTCGCCTTGACGAAGGGGATCCAAGCGAACGGTTCGGCATCTACGGCCAAGCACTTTGCTGTCTACAGCTTCAACAAGGGTGCCCGCGAGGGTTACTCTCGCACCGACCCCCATGTCGCGCCCCGCATGATGGAGGAGATCGCCCTCAAGCCCTTCAAAGAGGTGGTCGAAGAAGCCGACCTTCTCGGGGTCATGGCCAGCTACAACGACTACGACGGGGTCCCCGTCGCGGCGAGCAAAGAGTTTCTGACCGACCGCCTCCGAACCCAGTGGGGGTTCCGCGGGTATGTCGTCAGCGACAGTGACGCCGTCGAATACGTCCACAGCAAGCACCATGTCGCGAAGGACTATGCCGACGCGGTGCGCCAGGTGATGCTCGCGGGGCTCGACGTCCGCACCACCTTCACGCCTCCCCAGGACTACATCCTGCCGGCCCGGGAGAACGTGCGAAAAGGGCTGGTGCCCACCCATGTCCTTGACGAGAGGGTGCGCTCCGTCTTGCGCGTGAAGTTTTGGTTGGGGCTCTTCGACCGCCCGTACCGGTCGGACCTCAAGGCCGCCGACCGTCTGGTCGCCAGTCCCGCCCACCAGGAAGTCGCCCTCCGGGCGTCGCGCGAGTCGCTGGTCTTGCTCAAGAACCAGGGGGGCATCCTGCCGCTGAAAGCAGGTGAGAAGACCATCGCGGTGATCGGCCCGAACGCCGAGAACGTGGATTGGGCACACAAGACGTACGGCCCGATGCATGTTGAGGTGCCGACGGTACTCGCCAAGATCCGAGAACTCGCCGGGGAAGGCAAGGTGCTCTACGCCAAGGGCTGCTCGGTCACGACCAAGGACTTCCCCAACGACGAGCTCTACCCCCACGCCTTGACCCAGGCCGAGCAAAAAGGCATCGACGAGGCCGTGGCGGTCGCCCGCAAGGCCGACGTCGTGGTCCTTGTCTTGGGCGAAGACAACCGCACAAGCGGGGAAAGCCGCACACGGTCCAGCATCGACCTTCCGGGCCGGCAAGGCCTGTTGTGCCAGGCCGTGGCCGCTGCCGGAAAGCCGGTCGTCGCGGTCGTCGTCGCGGGTCGGGCCCTGTCGATCAACTGGCTTGACGACCACGCCCAGGCCGTGCTGTACGGGTTCGCTCCAGGCTCCCACGCGGGGCAAGCGGTGGCGGAGACCATCTTTGGCCACAACAACCCGAGCGGCAAGCTGCCGGTCACCGTCCCCAAGTCGGTCGGCCAGATCCCCCTGAACTTCCCCTACAAACCGGCGTCGAACGACGAAGGCATCAAGAACCCCGCCGCGGTGGCCGGGCCGCTCTACCCCTTCGGCTTTGGGCTCAGCTACACCAAGTTTGCCTACAGCGGGCTGAAGCTTGCGTCGCCGACGATCAAGCCAGGCCAAGACGTGACCGTCAGGTTCACCGTGTCGAACAAGGGTGACGTGGCGGGCACCGAGGTGGCCGAGGTCTACTTCCACCAGGAGGTCGCGAGCGTCACGACCTACGTGCGCCGCCTAGGCGGATTCACTCGGGTCGACCTGCGTCCCGGCGAGTCCAAGGAGGTCACCGTCACGATCCCTGGACGCGAGTTGGCGATCCTGGACCGCCGTATGAAGTGGACGGTCGAGCCGGGCGAGTTCCATGTCTACGTCGGCCCCTCGTCGGTCGACACGCCCCTCAAGGGCACGTTTGTGGTCAAATAG
- a CDS encoding PEP-CTERM sorting domain-containing protein, whose protein sequence is MRTKFLDRTSSLALALMAVAAPSVAHAGLMGSTMGDQYYAYGGAYNSQTNFVVGAGAEDSFLGHYNLDVDDNSITFDYFSAGTYSTSVLSLAPTIHNGTAVRMVSGPSFTNVTIDGSTNMAGFDASRMSWTGNEIQIDWAGLTYDENTVIKLNVETVPEPASMSVLLGGAVLALRRRFKK, encoded by the coding sequence ATGAGAACCAAGTTCTTGGACCGCACCTCGTCTCTTGCACTCGCCTTGATGGCTGTCGCCGCCCCGTCTGTCGCCCACGCCGGGCTGATGGGCTCGACGATGGGCGACCAGTACTACGCCTACGGAGGCGCGTATAACAGCCAGACCAACTTTGTCGTCGGCGCGGGTGCCGAAGACAGTTTTCTGGGCCACTACAACCTTGATGTCGACGACAATTCGATCACATTCGACTACTTTTCTGCCGGGACATATTCGACCTCAGTCCTGTCTTTGGCTCCGACCATCCACAACGGGACGGCGGTGCGTATGGTCAGCGGGCCGTCGTTCACCAACGTGACCATCGACGGTTCGACCAACATGGCCGGCTTTGATGCCAGCCGCATGAGCTGGACCGGCAACGAGATCCAGATCGACTGGGCCGGCCTGACCTACGACGAAAACACCGTGATCAAGCTCAACGTCGAGACAGTCCCCGAACCGGCGTCGATGTCGGTCCTCCTTGGTGGGGCGGTGCTCGCCCTGCGCCGCCGCTTCAAGAAGTAA
- a CDS encoding PEP-CTERM sorting domain-containing protein, which translates to MRYNLSFRTSSLVSAMMALAIPSVAHAGMMGSTMGDQYYAYGGAYNSQTNFVVGAGVEDNFAGYYDLDIDDNSITFDYLTASTWSSSSLSLAPTIYNGTAIRMVSGPSFTNVTIDGATNLAGFNASRMSWTGNEIQIDWVDLTFDKNTIVKLNVETVPEPASMSVLLGGAVLALRRRFKK; encoded by the coding sequence ATGCGATACAACCTCAGCTTCCGCACTTCTAGCCTCGTCAGTGCCATGATGGCCCTCGCCATCCCGTCCGTCGCCCACGCCGGGATGATGGGCTCGACCATGGGCGACCAGTACTACGCCTACGGAGGCGCGTATAACAGCCAGACCAACTTTGTCGTCGGTGCTGGCGTCGAAGACAACTTTGCCGGCTATTACGACCTCGACATTGACGACAATTCGATCACATTCGACTACCTGACCGCCAGCACCTGGTCGAGTTCGTCCCTGTCCCTTGCCCCGACGATCTACAACGGCACCGCAATCCGCATGGTCAGCGGGCCGTCGTTCACGAACGTGACGATCGACGGTGCGACCAACCTGGCCGGGTTTAACGCCAGCCGCATGAGCTGGACCGGTAACGAGATCCAGATCGACTGGGTCGACCTCACCTTTGACAAGAACACGATCGTCAAGCTCAACGTCGAGACGGTCCCCGAACCGGCGTCGATGTCGGTCCTCCTCGGTGGGGCGGTGCTCGCCCTGCGCCGCCGCTTCAAGAAGTAA
- a CDS encoding PEP-CTERM sorting domain-containing protein has protein sequence MRYNISFRDSGLVCAIMALAIPSVAHAGMMGSTMGDQYYAYGGAYDSQTNFVVGAGVEDTFEALSIQYYNIDIDDNSITFDYLSAGTWSSSSLSLAPTIYNGTAIRMVSGPSFTNVTIDGATNLAGFDASRMSWTGNEIQIDWVDLNYDENTIVKLNVETVPEPASMSVLLGGAVLALRRRFKK, from the coding sequence ATGCGTTACAACATCAGCTTCCGCGATTCTGGCCTCGTCTGTGCCATCATGGCCCTCGCCATCCCGTCCGTCGCCCATGCCGGGATGATGGGCTCGACCATGGGCGACCAGTACTACGCCTACGGAGGCGCGTATGACAGCCAGACCAACTTTGTCGTCGGCGCTGGCGTCGAAGACACCTTCGAGGCCCTCAGCATCCAGTATTACAACATCGACATTGACGATAATTCGATCACATTCGACTACTTGAGCGCCGGCACTTGGTCGAGTTCGTCCCTGTCCCTTGCCCCGACGATCTACAACGGCACTGCAATCCGCATGGTCAGCGGGCCGTCGTTCACGAACGTGACGATCGACGGTGCGACCAACCTGGCCGGCTTTGACGCCAGCCGCATGAGCTGGACCGGTAACGAGATCCAGATCGACTGGGTCGACCTCAACTACGATGAGAACACGATCGTCAAGCTCAACGTCGAGACGGTCCCCGAACCGGCGTCGATGTCGGTCCTCCTTGGTGGAGCGGTGCTTGCCCTGCGCCGCCGCTTCAAGAAGTAA
- the ruvX gene encoding Holliday junction resolvase RuvX, translated as MRVMAVDFGGAKIGLAVGDTETRVASPRPNLSASGTLATDAAALVARARAEEAEAMVVGIPLDAGGETKMSRVCRRLGDLVAAHGLPVAFVDESLTSHAAETDMLAAGLKGSQRRKLVDGEAACRIMERFLESHGRTL; from the coding sequence ATGAGGGTGATGGCGGTGGACTTCGGCGGTGCCAAGATCGGCCTTGCCGTCGGCGACACCGAGACACGGGTGGCCTCTCCGCGGCCCAACCTGTCGGCCAGCGGCACCCTTGCCACGGACGCCGCCGCCCTCGTCGCCCGGGCAAGGGCCGAAGAGGCTGAGGCCATGGTCGTCGGGATCCCCCTGGACGCCGGTGGCGAGACCAAGATGAGCCGCGTCTGCCGGCGACTGGGAGACCTGGTCGCGGCCCACGGTCTGCCCGTGGCCTTTGTAGACGAGAGCCTGACCAGCCACGCTGCCGAGACCGACATGCTCGCCGCCGGGCTCAAGGGGTCGCAACGGCGCAAGCTTGTCGACGGCGAGGCCGCCTGCCGCATCATGGAACGCTTCCTGGAGTCGCATGGCAGGACGCTCTAA
- the mltG gene encoding endolytic transglycosylase MltG, producing MVVLVGGPLAWGMYQLSPTTAGKPFYVRYNSGLSAGKALEDLQANGVVRNSQCMALVAKVYDLQSVDPGTYRFAPGMSWREVVRALRKPIRQDVVIPPGWWIARVGKRLEAKGVCTAKEYIDAANHPERFQGVVGFPLPEKSLEGYLFPDTYDLPPLLGADEVVRRQLRAFDEKVAAPLGTNGLARALTIASMVELEAAKDEERPVIAGVIENRLAKGQRLEMDATVLYALQEWKVLGPGVVHTVKSPYNTYEHAGLPPGPIGSPGKASIEAALHPARHGYFFYVAKPDRTHIFSATYAQHLAAIKVARKAWADAKAKAKP from the coding sequence TTGGTCGTCCTGGTCGGCGGCCCGCTGGCGTGGGGGATGTATCAACTGTCCCCGACCACGGCGGGTAAGCCCTTCTATGTCCGCTACAACTCCGGCCTTTCGGCTGGCAAAGCCCTGGAAGACTTGCAGGCCAACGGTGTCGTCCGCAACAGCCAGTGCATGGCCTTGGTCGCCAAGGTGTACGACCTGCAGTCCGTCGACCCCGGTACTTACCGGTTTGCCCCCGGGATGTCGTGGCGCGAGGTCGTCCGGGCCCTGCGCAAGCCGATCCGACAAGACGTCGTCATCCCCCCCGGCTGGTGGATCGCGCGGGTCGGCAAGCGGTTGGAGGCCAAGGGCGTCTGTACGGCCAAGGAATACATCGACGCCGCCAACCACCCGGAGCGGTTCCAAGGCGTCGTCGGCTTTCCGCTGCCCGAAAAGAGCTTGGAGGGCTACCTCTTTCCCGACACCTACGACCTACCCCCGTTGCTCGGTGCCGACGAGGTCGTCCGACGCCAGTTGCGGGCGTTCGACGAAAAGGTTGCGGCCCCTTTGGGGACGAACGGGCTCGCCCGCGCCCTCACCATCGCGTCTATGGTGGAGCTCGAGGCGGCCAAAGACGAGGAACGCCCGGTCATCGCCGGGGTGATCGAAAACCGCCTGGCCAAGGGCCAAAGGCTGGAGATGGACGCCACCGTCCTATACGCCCTTCAGGAGTGGAAGGTGCTCGGCCCCGGGGTGGTCCACACAGTCAAGTCTCCATACAACACCTACGAACACGCCGGTCTGCCCCCCGGACCGATCGGTTCGCCCGGGAAGGCCAGCATCGAGGCCGCGCTGCACCCAGCGCGGCACGGGTACTTTTTCTATGTGGCAAAGCCCGACCGGACCCACATCTTCTCGGCGACTTACGCGCAGCACCTTGCCGCGATCAAAGTCGCCCGCAAGGCCTGGGCTGACGCCAAGGCCAAGGCTAAGCCATGA
- a CDS encoding YqeG family HAD IIIA-type phosphatase, with the protein MPRVLRHFSPSESLDGLEKVDLAALHAAGKRLVLLDVDNTLLPWKSEDIPDATKRWIEAGKALGLRFTVLSNTHNPARLERLCQAVGVGFIRDRAKPSRRMFLMAVDQAGVAKDQAVMVGDQLLTDVWGANRSGIDAIWVKPIHHREFIGTTLVSRRVEWLLGHFLYRYFQGDGADEEHRPGFFRRQVVQQFVKFFVVGGVATVVDLGLHYYLMFAARAGDQSLMEVAGRWAVATLPWEAHETNLKDAAYAPLKVVPVVLAIMVSYLLNRAWTFQATHQRATFAQVAKFYVIALVGMLISVTVGSVVQRVVPAGDKVAWAVAAAAGTAAGFLWNFNGQRLWTFKHK; encoded by the coding sequence ATGCCGCGTGTTCTCCGGCACTTTTCGCCGTCCGAGTCCCTCGACGGACTGGAGAAGGTCGACCTGGCCGCCCTCCATGCCGCCGGCAAGCGCCTGGTGCTCCTCGACGTCGACAACACCCTCCTTCCATGGAAAAGCGAAGACATCCCCGACGCGACCAAGCGATGGATCGAGGCGGGAAAGGCGCTCGGCCTCCGGTTCACCGTCCTCAGCAACACCCATAACCCGGCCCGGCTGGAGCGGCTTTGCCAGGCGGTCGGGGTCGGTTTCATCCGTGACCGGGCCAAACCCAGCCGACGCATGTTTCTGATGGCCGTCGACCAGGCGGGCGTGGCCAAAGACCAGGCCGTCATGGTCGGTGACCAGTTGCTCACGGACGTGTGGGGGGCCAACCGGAGCGGGATCGACGCCATTTGGGTCAAGCCGATCCATCATCGCGAGTTCATCGGCACGACGCTCGTCAGCCGACGGGTGGAGTGGCTGCTCGGTCATTTCCTCTACCGATACTTCCAGGGTGACGGGGCCGACGAGGAGCACCGCCCGGGTTTCTTCCGCCGCCAAGTCGTCCAGCAGTTCGTCAAGTTCTTTGTCGTCGGCGGGGTGGCCACGGTCGTCGACTTGGGTCTGCACTACTACCTGATGTTCGCCGCCCGAGCGGGCGACCAGAGCCTCATGGAGGTGGCGGGCCGTTGGGCCGTCGCCACCCTGCCTTGGGAAGCCCACGAGACAAACCTCAAGGACGCCGCCTATGCCCCCCTCAAGGTCGTGCCGGTCGTCCTCGCGATCATGGTTTCCTACCTCCTGAACCGCGCCTGGACGTTCCAGGCCACCCACCAGCGCGCCACGTTCGCCCAGGTCGCCAAGTTCTACGTCATCGCCCTGGTCGGCATGCTCATCAGCGTCACGGTCGGCAGCGTCGTCCAGCGCGTCGTGCCTGCCGGTGACAAGGTCGCTTGGGCCGTCGCCGCCGCGGCGGGGACCGCGGCCGGTTTCCTGTGGAACTTCAACGGCCAACGCCTCTGGACGTTCAAACACAAATGA
- a CDS encoding shikimate dehydrogenase yields MSWSEWRDAPPGDFAVLGDPVKHSRSPRMHTAAYKALGRSWRYNAVRVPLSEFDEAVVHLARLGYRGVNCTVPLKEAAFRWADEVDATTRRIGAANTLRLADRHATNTDAPAFVNTFAGKGPVLVLGAGGTARAVLVALDEAGVRTFLWNRTRAKAEALVESLRVAADVIEGPHLAGMRSVVNTTSASLQGEALPIDWSMAGAGTLVYEAAYGPSPFLDAAQAHGLEAVDGLPLLVEQGALAITWWTGVEPDRSVMMEAVR; encoded by the coding sequence ATGAGTTGGTCGGAATGGCGTGACGCCCCCCCGGGGGACTTCGCCGTCCTCGGCGACCCGGTGAAGCACTCCCGCTCGCCGCGCATGCACACCGCCGCGTACAAAGCTCTGGGGCGGTCGTGGCGATACAACGCCGTCCGGGTCCCCCTGTCCGAGTTCGACGAGGCCGTCGTCCACCTGGCCCGGTTGGGTTACCGAGGCGTCAACTGCACGGTCCCCCTGAAGGAGGCGGCGTTCCGCTGGGCGGACGAAGTCGATGCGACGACACGCCGGATCGGGGCGGCGAACACCCTGAGGCTGGCTGACCGCCACGCCACCAACACCGACGCCCCTGCGTTCGTCAACACGTTCGCGGGCAAGGGGCCCGTCTTGGTGCTTGGTGCCGGCGGGACGGCCCGGGCCGTCCTCGTCGCCCTTGACGAGGCGGGCGTCCGAACCTTCCTTTGGAACCGCACGCGTGCAAAGGCGGAGGCCCTTGTCGAAAGCTTGCGCGTCGCGGCCGACGTCATTGAAGGACCGCATCTGGCCGGCATGCGGTCCGTCGTCAACACGACGTCCGCCTCGCTCCAGGGTGAGGCCCTCCCGATTGACTGGTCGATGGCAGGCGCAGGGACGTTGGTCTATGAGGCCGCCTACGGGCCTTCGCCGTTCCTCGACGCGGCACAGGCACATGGGTTGGAAGCGGTGGACGGCCTGCCCCTCCTCGTCGAGCAAGGCGCCCTGGCGATCACCTGGTGGACAGGAGTAGAGCCGGACCGGTCTGTCATGATGGAGGCGGTGCGATGA
- a CDS encoding threonylcarbamoyl-AMP synthase: protein MSVFPPTPANIAAAARVIQDGGAVVMPTETVYGLACDALDEAAVARVYEIKGRPAENPLIVHLASHDDLERVAVVDNPLVKRLADAYWPGPLTMVLKKSPRVPRITTAGLDTVAVRVPSHPVARELIRAAKRPLAAPSANVFMGLSPTRVEDLDPEIRVEVEIILDGGPCEYGLESTVVDVTGPNPVILRPGAVTRGNIQALLGRPLGEIPPAGPRRSPGLYPRHYAPRALLKLVDALGEEDSGLTFGESRHVHQVKMPRDAQAYAANMYSALKKLDTEGVEVILVERPPADADWEAVNDRLKRACD from the coding sequence ATGAGCGTGTTCCCGCCGACCCCCGCCAACATCGCCGCCGCCGCCCGGGTGATCCAGGACGGTGGTGCCGTGGTCATGCCCACCGAAACCGTCTACGGCCTGGCCTGTGACGCCCTCGACGAGGCCGCCGTCGCCCGGGTGTACGAGATCAAGGGCCGGCCCGCCGAGAACCCGCTCATCGTCCACCTCGCCTCACATGACGATCTCGAAAGGGTCGCTGTCGTGGACAATCCTCTTGTCAAACGCCTCGCCGACGCCTATTGGCCGGGCCCTCTGACGATGGTGCTCAAGAAATCTCCACGAGTCCCCCGGATCACCACTGCTGGGCTCGACACGGTCGCTGTCCGTGTCCCCAGCCACCCAGTGGCCCGAGAGCTCATCCGCGCGGCGAAACGCCCGCTTGCCGCTCCCAGCGCGAACGTCTTCATGGGCCTGTCGCCGACCCGTGTCGAAGACCTTGACCCAGAAATCCGGGTGGAGGTCGAGATCATTCTCGACGGAGGCCCGTGTGAATACGGATTGGAGAGCACGGTGGTCGATGTCACGGGGCCGAACCCGGTCATCTTGCGCCCCGGAGCGGTCACACGAGGGAATATTCAAGCCCTTCTCGGACGACCATTGGGCGAGATTCCACCCGCGGGCCCCCGACGTTCTCCCGGGCTCTACCCCCGACACTACGCCCCCCGTGCCCTGTTGAAGCTGGTTGACGCCCTCGGCGAAGAAGACTCCGGCTTGACCTTCGGCGAGTCGCGTCACGTCCATCAAGTCAAGATGCCGCGAGACGCCCAAGCCTATGCGGCGAACATGTACTCGGCCCTCAAAAAGCTTGATACCGAGGGCGTCGAAGTGATCCTGGTGGAACGACCACCCGCCGACGCGGACTGGGAGGCCGTCAACGACCGCCTCAAACGCGCATGCGATTGA
- a CDS encoding type II secretion system protein: MNRLRSGLTLIELITVIAIIAILAGLITSAVVWGMHRAQESVCSAHLHSIGVAMDLYASDHEGFYPPYADRPLGIDGKDQAELLAQSIESYKVDKSELYCPLDTVAGRTGMVGTEDIDHRFSSYNQGAAVSYFGFYTVKSSDGIRLSQQSIAAPARTKFFYDDTWYVSGSGKETISGSIHGTWRNTLYFDGHVKSETVNQPLCEWPGQNVDCPL; the protein is encoded by the coding sequence ATGAACCGTCTTCGTTCTGGCCTGACTCTGATCGAGCTGATAACTGTTATAGCGATCATCGCTATTCTTGCTGGGCTGATTACCAGTGCTGTAGTCTGGGGTATGCACCGTGCGCAAGAGTCCGTTTGCTCTGCCCACCTGCATTCTATTGGCGTGGCGATGGATTTGTACGCAAGCGACCACGAGGGGTTCTACCCTCCCTATGCAGACCGTCCACTCGGGATCGATGGCAAGGACCAGGCTGAGCTTCTTGCGCAATCAATCGAGTCCTACAAGGTTGACAAATCTGAATTGTATTGCCCCCTGGATACAGTGGCGGGACGAACCGGAATGGTAGGCACTGAAGATATTGACCACAGATTCTCAAGCTATAATCAAGGGGCTGCGGTATCGTATTTTGGGTTCTACACCGTCAAGTCTTCGGATGGCATCCGATTGTCTCAGCAATCGATTGCCGCTCCCGCGCGGACAAAGTTTTTCTACGACGACACCTGGTACGTGAGCGGCTCGGGGAAGGAAACTATCAGTGGTTCGATCCACGGTACTTGGCGAAACACGTTGTACTTTGATGGGCATGTGAAAAGTGAAACTGTAAACCAGCCTCTATGCGAGTGGCCAGGTCAAAATGTGGATTGTCCTCTTTGA